Proteins found in one Pelmatolapia mariae isolate MD_Pm_ZW linkage group LG7, Pm_UMD_F_2, whole genome shotgun sequence genomic segment:
- the dnaaf4 gene encoding dynein assembly factor 4, axonemal has protein sequence MPLVVMDYVWTQTETTLYINVPLKGTNAGKVDIVCTDDYLKVHFPPYVFEAFLFEPVDDDRIAVRVANGCAVITLPKRTNKVWEHLMISTNNKEKMEIRQRALLKYNEKLSSESRNKAAKQQAENKYALETVIKLEKEERDSIQKIKDAEQEKTTQELTAWHFRQQQKAEQDVQLKLQNQKAKARQLRTETERQKCGPPNQEKMKLDQRSNSNAKSKKAQHELPPPRLSGNIRVTFTPRIFPTALRESRLPEEEEWLRKQAETWRKVNVDVGELKDLKEEEGNPYWLKDKGDKCFATGDFLGAVNAYSLAIRVMGKIPALHSNRAACHLKLRNFHKAIEDSSQALDLLTPPVPANAAARVRAFVRRGSAFCELQAYPEGLQDFLAALKIDPNNEALLVDTQRIRDIIQGSAINPPSETE, from the exons ATGCCTCTGGTCGTGATGGACTACGTCTGGACCCAGACGGAGACGACGCTTTACATTAATGTGCCTCTAAAAGGAACGAATGCCGGGAAGGTAGACATTGTCTGTACGGACGATTACCTCAAG gtGCATTTCCCGCCTTATGTGTTTGAAGCCTTCTTGTTTGAACCTGTTGATGATGACAGAATCGCAGTAAGGGTTGCAAATGGATGTGCAGTCATCACTTTGCCAAAAAGGACCAACAAAGTGTGGGAGCATCTGATGATAAGTACGA ataataaagaaaaaatggagATCAGACAGAGGGCCCTGTTAAAATACAACGAAAAGCTTTCTTCAGAGTCTAGAAACAAGGCAGCAAAACAACAAGCAGAGAACAAATATGCTCTGGAGACAGTGATAAAG CTTGAAAAAGAGGAACGAGACAGTATCCAGAAGATAAAGGACGCAGAACAAGAGAAAACCACACAAGAGTTGACTGCATGGCATttcagacaacaacaaaaagcagagCAGGATGTCCAGCTAAAATTGCAAAATCAAAAAGCCAAAGCACGCCAACTaagaacagagacagagaggcaaAAATGTGGACCTCCCAACcaagaaaaaatgaaattgg ATCAAAGAAGCAACAGTAATGCAAAGAGCAAGAAAGCCCAACATGAACTCCCTCCTCCAAGACTCAGTGGAAACATTCGAGTTACATTCACCCCAAGAATCTTTCCAACAGCTCTCAGAGAGTCCAGACttccagaggaggaggag TGGCTGAGAAAACAAGCTGAAACCTGGCGAAAAGTGAATGTGGATGTTGGTGAGCTAAAAGACctgaaggaagaggaggggAACCCTTACTGGTTAAAGGACAAAGGAGA caaATGTTTTGCCACTGGGGACTTCCTGGGAGCAGTGAATGCCTATAGCTTGGCTATCAGGGTTATGGGGAAGATCCCTGCTTTGCATTCGAACAGGGCCGCATGCCATCTGAAGTTAAGAAATTTTCACAAGGCCATTGAAGACTCCTCTCAg gCACTTGATCTGCTGACTCCACCAGTCCCTGCCAATGCAGCTGCCAGAGTTCGAGCTTTTGTCCGTCGAGGATCTGCCTTCTGCGAGCTGCAGGCCTATCCAGAAG GGCTACAAGACTTCCTTGCTGCTCTGAAGATTGACCCTAATAATGAAGCGCTGTTGGTGGATACACAGAGAATCAGAGACATCATTCAAGGATCTGCTATCAATCCTCCCAGTGAGACAGAGTGA